A region from the Salidesulfovibrio onnuriiensis genome encodes:
- a CDS encoding glycerophosphodiester phosphodiesterase has translation MFFDLLPETGLACAHRGARSLAPENTLMAAQKAVDCGARCWETDAHMTADGRIAIFHDETLERTTDIAGHPEFRDRRDIHHFTLAELRTLDAGSWFLAADPYGTVASGEVPESDHPAIRAQVIPTLREALDFTVRHNLPMNLEIKDQTGHAGHDTIVRAVLDLVHEARAAHLLLLSSFNHDYLVQAKRLAPGIPTAALQEEQHPENLVDYLRSLGAAAYHPDHRITTPELVRELSEAGLFVNLWTVNDMDRARMFIRAGAKAIITDFPQRM, from the coding sequence GTGTTTTTCGACCTGCTGCCCGAAACCGGCCTGGCCTGCGCCCATCGCGGGGCGCGCTCCCTTGCGCCGGAAAACACCCTGATGGCCGCACAAAAGGCCGTGGACTGCGGCGCGCGCTGCTGGGAAACCGACGCGCACATGACCGCCGACGGCCGGATCGCGATCTTTCATGACGAGACCCTGGAGCGCACCACGGACATTGCCGGGCACCCGGAATTCCGGGACCGCAGGGACATCCACCACTTCACCCTGGCCGAGCTGCGCACCCTGGACGCGGGTTCCTGGTTCCTGGCCGCCGACCCATACGGCACCGTGGCCTCGGGAGAGGTTCCCGAAAGCGACCACCCCGCCATCCGGGCGCAAGTGATCCCCACCCTGCGCGAGGCCCTGGACTTCACGGTGCGCCACAACCTGCCCATGAACCTGGAGATCAAGGACCAGACCGGCCATGCAGGGCACGACACCATTGTCCGGGCCGTGCTGGACCTCGTCCACGAGGCCCGGGCCGCGCACCTGCTCCTGCTCTCCTCCTTCAACCACGACTACCTGGTGCAGGCCAAGCGACTCGCGCCGGGGATTCCCACGGCCGCCCTGCAGGAAGAACAGCACCCGGAAAACCTGGTGGACTACCTGCGTTCCCTGGGCGCGGCAGCCTACCACCCGGACCACCGCATCACCACGCCCGAGCTGGTCCGGGAGCTGAGCGAGGCGGGACTGTTCGTGAACCTGTGGACCGTCAACGACATGGACCGGGCCAGGATGTTCATCCGGGCCGGGGCCAAGGCCATCATCACGGATTTTCCACAGCGCATGTAG
- the phrB gene encoding deoxyribodipyrimidine photo-lyase, with the protein MPEQRTRQIRQGAQRPGPVVYWMHREHRARDNWALLFAQSLAMERRQPLCVAYALAPGFLEAGRRQFAFLCAGLRETAAELEEKNIPFLLRLGDPPAAIPKLARELGAAALVTDFDALRLKRGWVSDVCSDLDMDIFETDSRNIVPCWTASDKREYAARTMRPKVHRLLPDFLVEPPELLPHPVALEKLPATATWEEVDRFLASRPGPESTAFVPGGAAATRALDTFIKTRLNRYGKGRNVPTDPVVSRLSPYLHFGQISSLRVALSVLAAHADKDSKDSYLEELIVRRELSDNFCYHEPEYDSTRCFADWASTTLAEHADDPRPHLYSDEQLERGLTHDPLWNAAQAEMVRTGHMHGYMRMYWAKKILEWTESPDRAMRVCIALNDRYQLDGRDSNGYTGIAWSIGGVHDRAWKERPVFGKIRYMSFNGAKSKFRIREYIDEHLGNPQKD; encoded by the coding sequence ATGCCCGAACAAAGGACGAGACAGATCCGGCAGGGGGCGCAACGCCCCGGACCGGTGGTCTACTGGATGCACCGCGAGCACCGCGCCCGGGACAACTGGGCCCTGCTCTTTGCCCAATCCCTGGCCATGGAACGCCGCCAGCCCCTGTGCGTGGCCTATGCCCTGGCCCCCGGGTTCCTGGAGGCCGGACGCCGGCAGTTCGCCTTTCTCTGCGCGGGCCTGCGCGAAACCGCCGCCGAACTGGAAGAAAAGAACATCCCCTTCCTGCTCCGGCTGGGGGATCCGCCCGCGGCCATCCCGAAACTGGCCCGGGAGCTTGGAGCGGCGGCGCTGGTCACGGACTTCGACGCGCTGCGGCTCAAGCGCGGCTGGGTGAGCGATGTTTGCAGCGACCTGGACATGGACATCTTCGAGACAGACAGCCGCAACATCGTTCCCTGCTGGACCGCCTCGGACAAAAGGGAATACGCGGCCCGCACCATGCGGCCCAAGGTGCACCGGCTCCTGCCCGACTTCCTGGTGGAGCCGCCCGAACTACTCCCCCACCCCGTTGCGCTGGAGAAACTGCCCGCCACGGCAACCTGGGAGGAAGTGGACCGCTTTCTGGCCTCCCGGCCCGGCCCCGAGTCCACGGCATTCGTTCCGGGCGGCGCGGCCGCGACAAGGGCCCTGGACACCTTCATCAAAACAAGGCTGAACCGGTACGGCAAGGGCCGCAACGTGCCCACGGACCCGGTGGTCTCCCGGCTTTCCCCCTACCTGCACTTCGGGCAGATCTCCTCCCTGCGCGTGGCCCTTTCCGTGCTGGCGGCCCATGCGGACAAGGACTCCAAGGACAGCTACCTGGAGGAACTCATCGTGCGCCGCGAGCTCTCGGACAACTTCTGTTACCACGAGCCGGAATACGACAGCACGCGCTGCTTTGCGGACTGGGCCTCCACCACCCTGGCCGAGCACGCGGACGATCCCAGGCCCCACCTCTACAGCGACGAACAGCTGGAGCGGGGCCTGACCCACGATCCGCTCTGGAACGCGGCCCAGGCGGAAATGGTGCGCACCGGCCACATGCACGGGTACATGCGCATGTACTGGGCCAAAAAAATATTGGAATGGACCGAGAGCCCGGACAGGGCCATGCGGGTCTGCATCGCCCTCAACGACCGCTACCAGCTCGACGGACGTGACTCCAACGGCTACACGGGAATCGCCTGGTCCATCGGCGGGGTACACGACCGGGCCTGGAAGGAGCGCCCCGTGTTCGGCAAGATCCGCTACATGAGCTTCAACGGGGCCAAGTCGAAATTCCGGATCCGGGAATACATCGACGAGCACCTGGGCAATCCACAAAAAGACTAG
- a CDS encoding glycosyltransferase, with the protein MFRRSVPVLCYHALGVAGGHTLDQFREHLDAITDAGYRTITARELLAVTRGERRIDGRSVVLTFDDCHLSNWLHAVPELEKRGMTGVFFALTDFTRPGAVRTLEDAPELLSMPDGFRAAHLDRDCAQFINESEIRAMVDKGMEVYSHGARHQGCFVNLIPREPVGDPKAHWAASCIYPALKQGWPMFRVGSAYAHNGFWPELSNGDEPLFRIRSEAQRREFCRKDFARSIERMRELNRCSEQLFCWPWGQFDPLAEEELRKAGFAGAFTLERWANTKGTDPYRINRLGVGLSKDGKWVRNRLRMYGNEAASRFFFKLYRKRPEPRSVLYATDTLKVSGGARQMVNNAKAMADMGLKVHAMITPESHLNGELERIGGVNIIHFNKFRNSLKGARFLKEVVGEHGIDVVHSFHNRPYKMGVLARLMGARFKHFINRGVISKPNSIFFLWTALADGVVCNSRKCSEVLARHHVLKSRRNVVYNAFTSAIDSEPQPRKKRSTRILYVGNIAPTKGFDVFTEACQKLCEAGNVKDMEFVAVGILDYMAEDLMQKHGWALARERMHICGPLSHDLTMEQVAAADMLIVPSRLESLPNTILEAFDRGLPVVCTRAGGIPELVRDGVNGFLCEIEDAECIAARMRQLADDPELRHRMGQINRKVVRTLLTTRNKGMNLMRVYMGERIVQELPIEELD; encoded by the coding sequence ATGTTTCGCAGGAGTGTTCCTGTACTCTGCTACCACGCCCTCGGCGTTGCCGGCGGGCATACCCTCGACCAGTTTCGCGAGCACCTGGACGCCATCACGGATGCGGGCTACCGCACCATCACCGCCCGGGAGCTTCTGGCCGTCACCCGGGGAGAGCGGCGCATCGACGGCCGGTCCGTGGTGCTGACCTTTGACGACTGTCATCTGAGCAACTGGCTGCACGCCGTGCCCGAGCTGGAAAAGCGGGGCATGACCGGCGTGTTCTTCGCCCTGACCGATTTCACCCGGCCGGGCGCGGTGCGCACCCTGGAGGATGCGCCCGAGCTGCTGTCCATGCCCGATGGATTTCGCGCCGCCCATCTGGACCGGGACTGCGCCCAGTTCATCAACGAATCCGAGATCCGGGCAATGGTTGACAAGGGCATGGAGGTTTACTCCCACGGGGCCCGGCACCAGGGATGCTTCGTGAACCTGATCCCCCGCGAGCCCGTGGGCGACCCCAAGGCGCATTGGGCCGCCTCCTGCATCTATCCGGCCCTGAAACAGGGCTGGCCCATGTTCCGGGTGGGCAGCGCCTATGCCCACAACGGTTTCTGGCCCGAGCTGAGCAACGGGGACGAACCGCTGTTCCGCATCAGGAGCGAGGCCCAGCGCAGGGAATTCTGCCGCAAGGACTTTGCCCGGAGCATCGAGCGCATGCGGGAGCTCAACCGGTGCAGCGAGCAGCTTTTCTGCTGGCCCTGGGGCCAGTTCGATCCCCTGGCCGAGGAGGAGCTTCGCAAGGCCGGGTTTGCCGGGGCCTTCACCCTGGAGCGTTGGGCCAATACCAAGGGCACGGATCCCTATCGGATCAATCGTTTGGGAGTGGGGTTGAGCAAGGACGGCAAATGGGTGCGCAACCGACTGCGCATGTACGGCAACGAGGCCGCGTCCCGATTCTTTTTCAAGCTGTACCGCAAGCGGCCGGAACCGCGTTCCGTCCTTTACGCCACGGACACGCTGAAGGTTTCGGGCGGGGCGCGCCAGATGGTCAACAACGCCAAGGCCATGGCGGACATGGGGCTCAAGGTGCACGCCATGATCACGCCAGAATCCCATCTCAATGGAGAACTGGAACGTATCGGCGGCGTGAACATCATCCATTTCAACAAGTTCCGCAATTCACTCAAGGGCGCGCGTTTTCTCAAGGAAGTGGTTGGGGAGCACGGCATCGACGTGGTCCACTCCTTCCACAACCGGCCGTACAAGATGGGCGTTCTGGCCCGGTTGATGGGCGCACGGTTCAAGCATTTCATCAATCGCGGGGTCATTTCCAAGCCCAACTCCATCTTCTTCCTGTGGACCGCACTGGCTGACGGGGTCGTCTGCAACTCCCGCAAGTGCTCGGAGGTGCTGGCCAGGCACCATGTGCTGAAGAGCCGACGGAACGTGGTCTACAATGCCTTCACCTCCGCGATCGACAGCGAGCCGCAGCCCAGGAAAAAGCGTTCCACGCGGATTCTCTACGTGGGCAACATTGCTCCCACCAAGGGATTCGATGTCTTTACCGAGGCCTGCCAGAAACTGTGCGAGGCGGGCAACGTCAAGGATATGGAGTTCGTGGCCGTGGGAATCCTTGACTACATGGCCGAAGACCTGATGCAGAAGCACGGCTGGGCTCTTGCCCGGGAGCGCATGCACATCTGCGGTCCCCTTTCCCACGACCTGACCATGGAACAGGTCGCCGCCGCCGACATGCTCATTGTGCCTTCCCGCCTGGAGAGCCTTCCCAACACCATTCTGGAGGCCTTTGACCGAGGGCTGCCCGTTGTCTGCACCAGGGCCGGGGGCATCCCCGAGCTGGTGCGCGACGGGGTCAACGGGTTTTTGTGCGAGATAGAGGACGCCGAGTGCATTGCCGCGCGCATGCGACAGCTGGCGGACGACCCCGAGCTGCGCCACAGGATGGGCCAAATCAACCGCAAGGTGGTGCGCACCCTGCTGACCACCCGCAACAAGGGCATGAATCTCATGCGCGTGTACATGGGCGAGCGCATTGTCCAGGAACTGCCCATCGAGGAGCTTGACTGA
- a CDS encoding tetratricopeptide repeat protein: MDKGKTLLEGGQYAEALAVVDQILAIKPGSPAGLMLQGDIHLAQDQRDAALDSYMAAHHSSEMYIEPIKRLVKALRGMNNDLALEYLKKLDFLSPLNPERKADIASVYLEKKDLEHAEEYFDKSIEVMGREARSLVASMADQIAEAVAQVSPVMAEKYLKTVLESKASKLDKGDIHTFNRLGIALRSQGKWRDAVENYEQALRISPEDEVLHYNLALAYQDGREFRSALKSLQKADDLNPQLYKASDTVATNFGNIYLDSGGYDRAEEYFNLALDMNRHNRRAARGVEMTRKMRKRSGKF, from the coding sequence ATGGACAAGGGCAAGACCCTGCTGGAGGGCGGGCAGTACGCCGAGGCCCTGGCCGTGGTGGACCAGATTCTGGCCATCAAGCCGGGTAGCCCGGCCGGGCTCATGCTTCAGGGAGACATCCACCTGGCCCAGGACCAGCGGGACGCGGCCCTGGATTCCTACATGGCGGCCCACCATTCCTCGGAGATGTACATCGAGCCCATCAAGCGGCTGGTCAAGGCCCTGCGGGGCATGAACAACGACCTGGCCCTGGAGTATCTCAAGAAGCTGGATTTCCTCAGTCCGCTCAATCCGGAGCGCAAGGCGGATATCGCCTCGGTTTATTTGGAAAAGAAGGACCTGGAGCACGCCGAGGAGTACTTTGACAAGAGCATCGAGGTCATGGGCAGGGAGGCCCGGTCCCTGGTGGCCTCCATGGCCGACCAGATTGCCGAGGCCGTGGCCCAGGTCTCGCCGGTCATGGCCGAGAAGTATCTCAAGACCGTCCTGGAATCCAAGGCCTCCAAGCTGGACAAGGGGGACATCCATACCTTCAACCGGCTGGGGATCGCCCTGCGCAGCCAGGGCAAGTGGCGGGACGCGGTGGAGAACTACGAGCAGGCCTTGCGCATTTCCCCGGAAGACGAGGTCCTGCACTACAACCTGGCCCTGGCCTATCAGGACGGCCGCGAGTTCCGCAGCGCCCTCAAGAGCCTGCAGAAGGCCGACGACCTCAACCCCCAGCTGTACAAGGCCAGCGACACCGTGGCCACGAACTTCGGCAACATCTATCTGGACTCCGGCGGCTACGACAGGGCCGAGGAGTACTTCAACCTGGCCCTGGACATGAACCGGCACAACCGGCGCGCGGCCAGGGGGGTGGAGATGACCCGGAAGATGCGCAAGCGCTCGGGAAAATTTTAG
- a CDS encoding response regulator — MSNTGMYDRIVHDYIEKDGGIIVLLSEDSLFQRTLRSTVTKIIGSKKDCLSFSGSTSSAVKTVKKCQERGIPTVVFVERILSGKPSTDFIIAMKNLIPELKIIVLVGETRRENIAYFYELGVNNVISKPASMNNIIEKLAFTIKPQGKLSELMSEGKMLLAEGDYQGALKVSTKILKIKPGSPAGLMLAGDCHLEQGERDKAIRAYLQAHESSRLYLEPLKKLANVYQDVNENEHLKYLKKLDRLSPLNTERKCEIGAAHIRRKEMDMAEKYFDQAIDTATQEAMSLVSGVAERIAGTVAESSPKMSEKYLQKVLETKGANLSKDDITTFNKLGIALRSQGKWREAIDNYKHALQISPEDEGLHFNMGLAYRDGGERRKALECYERALDFGPDLYKASANVAIQFGDLYAEVKRLDDALKFYSTAVEMSPDNRTARDKLAAVQKLLKG, encoded by the coding sequence ATGAGCAATACGGGAATGTACGATCGCATCGTGCACGACTACATCGAAAAGGACGGAGGCATCATCGTCCTGTTGTCCGAGGACAGCCTGTTCCAGCGGACCCTGCGGTCCACGGTCACCAAGATCATCGGCAGCAAGAAGGATTGCCTGTCCTTTTCCGGCAGCACCAGTTCCGCGGTGAAGACCGTCAAGAAATGCCAGGAGAGGGGCATTCCCACGGTCGTGTTCGTGGAGCGCATCCTTTCGGGGAAGCCCAGCACGGATTTCATCATCGCCATGAAGAATCTCATCCCCGAGCTCAAGATCATTGTGCTCGTGGGCGAAACCCGGCGGGAGAACATCGCCTATTTCTACGAGCTGGGCGTCAACAACGTCATTTCCAAGCCCGCCTCCATGAACAACATCATCGAGAAGCTGGCGTTCACCATCAAGCCTCAGGGCAAGCTTTCCGAGCTCATGTCCGAAGGCAAGATGCTCCTGGCCGAGGGCGATTACCAGGGCGCCCTCAAGGTCAGCACCAAGATTCTCAAGATCAAGCCGGGCAGCCCTGCCGGGCTCATGCTTGCCGGGGACTGCCACCTGGAGCAGGGCGAGCGCGACAAGGCCATCCGGGCCTATCTCCAGGCCCATGAGAGCTCCCGCCTCTACCTGGAGCCGCTCAAGAAGCTGGCCAACGTCTACCAGGACGTGAACGAGAACGAGCATCTCAAGTACCTGAAGAAGCTCGACCGCCTCAGCCCGCTCAACACCGAGCGCAAGTGCGAGATAGGCGCGGCCCATATCCGGCGCAAGGAAATGGACATGGCCGAAAAGTATTTCGACCAGGCCATCGACACGGCCACCCAGGAGGCCATGAGCCTGGTTTCCGGAGTTGCCGAGCGCATTGCCGGCACCGTGGCCGAGTCCTCGCCCAAGATGTCCGAGAAGTATCTCCAGAAGGTGCTGGAGACCAAGGGCGCCAACCTTTCCAAGGACGACATCACCACCTTCAACAAGCTGGGGATCGCCCTGCGCAGCCAGGGCAAGTGGCGCGAGGCCATCGATAACTACAAGCACGCCCTGCAGATCTCGCCCGAGGACGAGGGCCTGCATTTCAACATGGGCCTGGCCTACCGCGACGGCGGCGAACGGCGGAAGGCCCTGGAATGCTACGAGCGGGCCCTGGATTTCGGGCCGGACCTGTACAAGGCCAGCGCCAACGTGGCCATACAGTTCGGGGACCTGTACGCCGAGGTCAAGCGGTTGGACGATGCGCTCAAGTTCTACTCCACGGCCGTGGAGATGAGCCCGGACAATCGGACGGCCCGGGACAAGCTGGCCGCCGTGCAGAAGCTTCTCAAGGGCTGA
- the sppA gene encoding signal peptide peptidase SppA, whose product MEAKLRFSQKHPFLFGVLLIVMAVALIAGAMAFFGLPSGGFAFSGTKLGQANVYGPIMDADPVVDWLNTLRGDDSVKGVLLRVDSPGGAIAPSQEIYQAVKRLAEVKPVVASFGTVAASGGYYVSAPATKIVANPGSVTASIGVKAEFITFGAALEKLGVKPEVLATGRFKSAGTPLKDLTEAQREQILGLMGDMQDQFVADVAAGRKMHEEEVRAIADGRAVTGKQALVYGLVDRLGGREDAIELLKELCEITDKVPLVEGPVEEKSLLEELIGIRTVELQNMLSAPGWIFSY is encoded by the coding sequence ATGGAAGCCAAGCTTCGTTTTTCCCAAAAACACCCCTTCCTTTTTGGGGTACTCTTGATAGTCATGGCCGTGGCCCTCATTGCGGGGGCCATGGCCTTTTTCGGTTTGCCGTCCGGGGGCTTCGCCTTTTCCGGGACCAAGCTGGGCCAGGCCAACGTCTACGGGCCCATCATGGATGCGGACCCTGTCGTGGATTGGCTGAACACCCTGCGCGGCGACGACTCGGTCAAGGGCGTGCTTCTACGCGTGGATTCCCCGGGCGGGGCCATCGCCCCCTCCCAGGAGATCTACCAGGCGGTCAAGCGTCTGGCCGAGGTCAAGCCCGTGGTGGCCTCCTTCGGCACGGTCGCGGCCAGCGGGGGTTACTATGTCTCGGCCCCGGCCACCAAGATCGTGGCCAACCCCGGCTCGGTCACGGCCAGCATCGGGGTCAAGGCCGAGTTCATCACCTTTGGCGCGGCCCTGGAAAAGCTGGGCGTCAAACCCGAGGTGCTGGCCACGGGCCGGTTCAAGTCCGCGGGAACCCCGCTCAAGGACCTTACCGAGGCCCAGCGCGAACAGATCCTGGGGCTCATGGGCGACATGCAGGACCAGTTCGTGGCCGACGTGGCCGCGGGCCGCAAGATGCATGAGGAGGAGGTGCGCGCCATTGCGGACGGCAGGGCCGTCACCGGCAAGCAGGCCCTGGTCTACGGACTGGTGGACCGCCTGGGCGGGCGCGAGGACGCCATCGAGCTGCTCAAGGAGCTGTGCGAGATCACGGACAAGGTCCCCCTGGTGGAAGGGCCGGTGGAGGAAAAAAGCCTGCTCGAGGAGCTGATCGGTATCCGCACCGTGGAATTACAGAACATGCTTTCTGCGCCTGGATGGATTTTTTCCTACTAA
- a CDS encoding sigma-54-dependent transcriptional regulator gives MSDRTILFIAEPQSVTGIFPTLREVGVQAGLADNLNGALGFIRKSNPLLIFSRPGMQGFDAKALLEQAQDDESFPPVIIFSKTGSAEEAQQYLELGARDYWIEPLVWEKIKLVLPEQAPEPEAAPEPEPVPRPQAPAAAPSSNSKFQIIGQHPAVLRVLALARKVAQSKATVLISGESGTGKEMFARYLHHNSNREDAPFVAINCAALPEHLLESELFGHEKGAFTGAINRKLGKFELADGGTILLDEITEMDLGLQAKLLRVLQESEFDRVGGVETVKVDVRVIATTNRAIEETVKEGKFRQDLYYRLNVIPLKLPALKERGDDIVNLAEYFVNKYCAAYGLGRLPFTEDAKAWLTGYDWPGNVRELQNLMERAVLLAGDGPIQRSHFLMEEGEWEPDDMSAIEEAQQCAAQAPPPSSMDEALSVMPLQEMEKKLILKSLDETAGNRTRAADLLGISVRTLRNKLNEYKKQGLDV, from the coding sequence ATGTCGGACAGAACGATCCTATTCATTGCCGAACCGCAATCCGTCACGGGCATTTTCCCGACGCTCAGGGAAGTGGGCGTGCAGGCGGGCCTTGCCGACAATCTCAACGGCGCACTGGGCTTCATCAGGAAGTCCAACCCCCTGCTCATCTTTTCCCGCCCCGGCATGCAGGGGTTCGACGCCAAGGCCCTGCTGGAGCAGGCTCAGGACGACGAATCCTTTCCTCCGGTCATCATCTTTTCCAAGACGGGCTCGGCCGAGGAGGCCCAGCAATACCTGGAGCTCGGGGCCCGGGACTACTGGATAGAACCGCTGGTCTGGGAAAAGATCAAGCTGGTGCTCCCGGAGCAGGCCCCGGAACCGGAAGCGGCCCCCGAACCGGAACCCGTTCCGCGCCCGCAGGCCCCGGCCGCCGCGCCCTCGTCCAACAGCAAATTTCAGATCATCGGCCAGCACCCGGCCGTGCTGCGCGTCCTGGCCCTGGCCAGGAAGGTGGCCCAGTCCAAGGCCACGGTGCTCATCTCCGGCGAATCCGGCACCGGCAAGGAAATGTTCGCCCGCTACCTGCACCACAACAGCAACCGCGAGGATGCGCCGTTCGTGGCCATCAACTGCGCGGCCCTGCCCGAGCACCTGCTGGAATCCGAATTGTTCGGCCATGAAAAAGGCGCCTTTACCGGGGCCATCAACCGCAAGCTGGGCAAATTCGAGCTGGCCGACGGCGGCACCATCCTCCTGGACGAAATCACGGAAATGGACCTGGGCCTGCAGGCCAAGCTCCTGCGCGTGCTCCAGGAATCCGAATTCGACCGCGTGGGCGGCGTGGAGACCGTCAAGGTGGACGTGCGGGTCATCGCCACCACCAACCGGGCCATCGAGGAAACAGTCAAGGAAGGCAAGTTCCGGCAGGATCTCTACTACCGCCTCAACGTCATCCCCCTGAAGCTCCCGGCCCTCAAGGAACGGGGCGATGACATCGTCAACCTGGCGGAATATTTCGTGAACAAATACTGCGCCGCCTACGGGCTGGGCCGCCTGCCCTTCACCGAGGACGCCAAGGCATGGCTCACGGGCTACGACTGGCCCGGCAACGTGCGCGAACTCCAGAACCTCATGGAGCGCGCCGTGCTCCTGGCGGGCGACGGCCCCATCCAGCGATCCCACTTCCTCATGGAAGAGGGCGAATGGGAACCGGACGACATGAGCGCCATCGAGGAGGCCCAGCAGTGCGCGGCCCAGGCCCCGCCGCCGTCCAGCATGGACGAGGCCCTTTCGGTCATGCCCCTGCAGGAGATGGAGAAGAAGCTCATCCTCAAAAGCTTGGACGAGACCGCAGGCAACCGCACCCGCGCCGCGGACCTGCTCGGCATCTCCGTGCGCACCCTGCGCAACAAGCTCAACGAATACAAGAAGCAGGGCCTCGACGTCTGA